Proteins from a genomic interval of Gossypium hirsutum isolate 1008001.06 chromosome A09, Gossypium_hirsutum_v2.1, whole genome shotgun sequence:
- the LOC121206370 gene encoding uncharacterized protein — translation MSNEHVEDVDQEMYIRDRELDETESATPSVNPLGNQPNIERENVRDRDDSHLLRIIADALQRVAGTVPATISTPTTRRAPIKELRKYGATEFLGLKGIDPSTAENWMESTKRVLQQLECTPRESLICAVSLLQGEAYLWWESVIRHLPTEYVTWDLFQKEFQKKYVGELYIEDKRQEFLMLKQGNLSVVDYEREFSRLSRYAFEFIPTEADSCKRFLRGLRDEIRVQLVSHRITEFVDLVERAKMVEQVLGLDKKPEIARSTGKRAGITISSPLPKRSREFRDSWKSSFRSDRGDKNRG, via the coding sequence atGTCGAATGAACACGTGGAAGATGTAGATCAAGAAATGTATATCAGAGATAGAGAATTGGATGAAACAGAATCAGCTACACCGAGTGTAAATCCATTAGGTAACCAACCTAATATAGAACGGGAAAATGTTAGAGACAGAGATGACTCCCATTTACTGAGAATTATAGCTGATGCTTTGCAACGAGTAGCGGGAACTGTACCTGCTACGATATCTACTCCTACTACTAGACGGGCCCCAATCAAAGAATTACGAAAATACGGTGCTACTGAATTTTTGGGTTTGAAGGGAATTGATCCATCCACTGCAGAGAATTGGATGGAATCAACTAAACGAGTTCTACAGCAATTAGAATGTACCCCCCGAGAGAGCTTGATCTGTGCTGTTTCTCTACTGCAAGGAGAAGCCTATTTGTGGTGGGAATCTGTAATACGACATCTGCCTACAGAATATGTGACATGGGAtttatttcaaaaagaatttcagaagaaatatgtTGGGGAGCTGTATATTGAAGATAAGAGGCAGGAGTTTTtgatgttgaaacaaggtaaCCTGTCTGTTGTAGATTATGAACGTGAATTTTCCAGACTCAGCCGATATGCTTTTGAGTTTATACCGACAGAGGCTGATAGTTGTAAAAGGTTTCTTCGGGGTTTGAGAGATGAGATCAGGGTACAGCTGGTGTCACATCGAATTACAGAATTTGTAGATTTAGTAGAGAGAGCGAAGATGGTTGAACAGGTGTTGGGTTTGGATAAAAAGCCTGAGATAGCTAGATCGACTGGGAAACGAGCTGGCATTACTATTTCAAGTCCTCTACCGAAAAGATCCCGAGAATTCAGAGACAGTTGGAAGTCAAGTTTCAGATCAGATCGAGGAGATAAAAATCGAGGCTAA